A genome region from Rhizobium sp. NXC14 includes the following:
- a CDS encoding isoaspartyl peptidase/L-asparaginase family protein: MWSIILHGGAKKIAEKDAAANRTGCRRALEAGAEILKNHGNCVDAVEAAVRVLEDDPTFNAGYGSALNADGEVEMCAALMEGAGFNVGAVAVARGLRNPISVAKAMLYEEPVLIAGDGARAFAAEAGERLCDADAMIALPKGSAHEERGHDTVGCIALDDSGRLAAAVSTGGLDGAPAGRVGDSPQPGCGFYCDDNIGAVVFSGDGEQIARTILAARVMQALEDLSPDRAVEAALAHLERTGGEAGGIVLTPDGKFGWGHNSEDFAVALASSARPDPQIYLRKRKTSRG; the protein is encoded by the coding sequence ATGTGGTCGATCATTCTCCATGGCGGGGCCAAGAAGATCGCCGAAAAGGACGCAGCTGCGAACCGCACCGGCTGCCGCCGGGCGCTAGAGGCGGGCGCAGAGATCCTGAAGAACCACGGCAACTGCGTAGACGCCGTTGAAGCGGCGGTTCGCGTGTTGGAAGATGATCCGACATTCAATGCCGGCTATGGCAGCGCGCTCAACGCCGACGGCGAGGTGGAAATGTGCGCAGCACTGATGGAGGGAGCGGGCTTCAACGTCGGAGCCGTGGCCGTAGCAAGGGGCCTGCGCAATCCCATCTCCGTCGCCAAGGCGATGCTTTATGAAGAACCTGTCCTGATTGCCGGCGACGGCGCAAGGGCGTTCGCTGCCGAGGCGGGGGAGAGGCTCTGCGACGCCGACGCAATGATCGCTTTGCCCAAAGGATCGGCACACGAGGAAAGGGGACACGACACCGTCGGCTGTATCGCGCTCGACGACAGCGGCCGTCTTGCGGCGGCCGTCTCGACCGGCGGCCTTGACGGCGCGCCGGCCGGAAGGGTCGGCGACTCGCCGCAGCCTGGCTGCGGCTTTTACTGCGACGACAATATCGGCGCCGTCGTCTTCTCCGGCGATGGTGAGCAGATCGCGCGAACGATCCTCGCCGCGCGCGTGATGCAGGCGCTGGAGGATTTGTCGCCCGATCGGGCGGTCGAGGCGGCGCTTGCTCATCTGGAGCGCACCGGCGGCGAGGCGGGCGGCATCGTATTGACGCCCGACGGAAAGTTCGGCTGGGGCCATAACAGCGAAGATTTCGCGGTTGCTTTGGCAAGCAGCGCCCGTCCTGATCCTCAGATCTACCTGAGAAAGAGGAAAACAAGCCGTGGCTAA
- a CDS encoding cyanophycinase: MAKETKAAKTGHGTLIIIGGHEDHDGDRVILKEVASRIKDGKLVLATVASHEPDGYLEKYRSSFAELGVPDVTELYIDERDQAAMDEKLDGLRQVRAVFFSGGDQLRITSLVGDTPIYRQIHDIFAGGGVIAGTSAGASAMSETMLVRGRNASSFRIGDISMATGLGLLPNVIIDQHFAERGRIGRLIGAVSQNPRVLGIGIDEDTAIVVQGHQFRVIGSGAVYLVDGGDVTHSNIAEASPEEALSIYDLRLHVLGSGDRFDLETRRPVREPHK, from the coding sequence GTGGCTAAGGAAACGAAGGCCGCGAAAACCGGCCACGGCACCCTGATCATCATTGGCGGCCACGAAGATCACGATGGGGACCGGGTCATTCTGAAGGAGGTGGCGAGCCGCATCAAGGATGGCAAGCTCGTGCTGGCAACGGTGGCCTCGCACGAACCAGACGGCTACCTGGAAAAATACCGGTCGTCCTTTGCCGAACTCGGCGTGCCCGATGTGACCGAGCTCTATATCGATGAGCGCGACCAGGCGGCGATGGACGAGAAGCTCGACGGTCTGAGGCAGGTCAGAGCGGTGTTTTTCTCCGGCGGGGATCAGCTGCGGATCACCAGCCTGGTCGGCGATACCCCCATCTACCGGCAGATTCACGACATCTTCGCCGGCGGCGGGGTCATCGCGGGAACCTCGGCGGGCGCTTCGGCAATGAGCGAGACGATGTTGGTGCGCGGGCGGAATGCCTCGTCCTTCCGTATCGGCGATATCAGCATGGCTACTGGTCTCGGCCTTCTTCCGAACGTGATCATCGATCAGCATTTTGCTGAACGCGGGAGGATCGGCCGGCTCATCGGGGCTGTTTCGCAGAACCCGCGCGTTCTCGGCATCGGTATCGACGAGGATACAGCGATCGTTGTTCAGGGCCATCAGTTCCGGGTGATAGGCAGCGGAGCCGTCTATCTCGTCGACGGCGGCGATGTCACCCATTCGAACATTGCCGAAGCTTCTCCTGAGGAAGCTCTATCGATCTACGATCTCAGGCTTCATGTGCTGGGCTCCGGCGATAGGTTCGATCTCGAAACACGTCGGCCTGTCCGGGAGCCGCATAAGTAA
- a CDS encoding CheR family methyltransferase: MAYDEREDMEQQAGASEQDQWERPLVIVGIAVCARSLPSLERIFAEVGVGLGASYLVAVRQQEGLTTAAVFEMLQRQERLPVTVAVDGEPILPNHIYIGGSDDTITLEDGHIRVRAAPEPVGHRGTVDTMLISLAEHAHERAIAVVLAGLESDGTAGVAATKKFGGLSIVEISESDDRSPEEAGGALAIADLRLPAESIAGHITLYAGNVAEEEDVGLDDEPVSALEAQITQIATVLRNVTSHDFHGYKRGTFTRRVQRRMQVLQIGNIDSYIERLRASRDEVQNLFQDLLIGVTQFFRDPAEFEALEREIPRLFEGKEPGDQLRVWVLGCATGEEAYSIAMLLREHMAKMDYPPDVQIFATDLDARALGIARAGRYSAAITSQIQPDRLARWFVREGDTYCVVKELREMCIFSPHNIVKDAPFSRIDILSCRNLLIYLDSELQNRVIPIFHFALRPSGILFLGSSENVTRHAKLFAPIDRKNRLFRRLETATRIIPDFPLSPRPRSPDHALSAPAPTLQTGRLSATISRQAEVVAERFAPAYVVVDSHYDVLHFSGRTGRYLEPMSGTATLNLLSLAHRDLRLDMRSALQRATTEAVKVEVPRVLLRQDDRTYAVNIIVEPLGSGDVTSLIVLFQDAGQVAEGTAPDGGRLTSEEHVQRLETDLRVTRDRLQATIEELESTNEELKSSNEEYQSINEELQSANEEMETSKEELQSVNEELQTVNGELAHRVTELDRTNSDLKNLLEATQIATVFLDNDLRVRSFTPAATEIFHLLETDVGRPLDHVVSRVAYPELLDDVRLVLRTLVPVDRKVSDPTNNRHYAARVLPYRSVDNYISGAVVTFTDLTATYEAEVALRRSEERLQRVLETDAVGVVFINQEGVICDANEVFLKMTGYTRSQMERSELHWRRLTPAEHLAETEAQMAAVKETGKLGPYEKEYVLADGTRRWMLFAGRDLGDGTIAEFCIDISARKQAQAALRQGEEQFRLFGEASSDVLWIRDAETLQWVYLTPAFETIYGVDREQAMTGNNFRSWAELIIPEDREQALSEIRRVRNGERVEFEYRIRRASDHEIRWLRNADFPILGEEGNVKQIGGIGRDITDEKASADRTKVLVAELQHRTRNLMAVVRSMADKTMRTSADLPDFYKRFCDRLDVLARVQGLLSRLQEGERITFDQLILSELAAHGVQDGQMDRITLEGADGVRLRSTSVQTMALAMHELATNAVKYGALSQPRARLAINWHVEQSGDGGKPWLHVDWRESGVKMPPENSGPQGGGQGRELIERALPYQLNAKTTYTLGDDGISCSIAIPISLTNLIAGEDYG, encoded by the coding sequence ATGGCATACGACGAACGGGAAGACATGGAGCAACAGGCGGGCGCGTCCGAGCAGGACCAATGGGAGCGGCCGCTCGTGATCGTCGGCATAGCAGTGTGCGCGCGGTCGCTTCCGTCGCTGGAGCGGATATTCGCCGAAGTCGGCGTTGGCCTCGGCGCATCCTATCTCGTAGCGGTGCGCCAGCAGGAAGGGCTCACCACAGCTGCCGTCTTTGAAATGTTACAGCGGCAGGAACGACTGCCGGTGACGGTCGCCGTGGATGGAGAGCCCATTCTTCCGAACCATATCTACATCGGCGGGTCCGACGATACGATCACCCTCGAGGATGGTCATATCCGGGTTCGGGCGGCCCCGGAACCAGTTGGGCACCGTGGCACCGTCGACACCATGTTGATCTCGCTGGCAGAACATGCTCACGAACGCGCCATTGCAGTGGTGCTGGCGGGTCTGGAAAGTGACGGCACGGCCGGGGTGGCGGCAACCAAAAAATTCGGGGGGCTCTCGATCGTAGAGATCAGCGAGAGCGACGACAGATCTCCCGAAGAAGCAGGAGGGGCGCTGGCGATCGCCGACCTCAGATTGCCGGCTGAGAGTATTGCAGGTCACATCACGCTTTATGCCGGCAATGTCGCCGAGGAGGAAGATGTCGGCCTTGATGACGAGCCGGTGAGCGCCCTGGAGGCGCAGATCACGCAGATCGCCACGGTTCTGCGCAATGTCACCAGTCACGACTTCCACGGATACAAGCGCGGAACTTTCACACGGCGTGTCCAGCGGCGCATGCAGGTGCTTCAGATCGGCAACATCGACAGCTATATCGAGCGGCTGCGCGCCAGCCGCGATGAGGTGCAAAACCTTTTTCAGGATCTGCTGATCGGCGTCACTCAATTTTTCAGAGATCCGGCAGAGTTCGAAGCGCTCGAGCGTGAAATTCCAAGGCTGTTCGAGGGCAAAGAGCCGGGCGACCAGCTGCGCGTCTGGGTGCTTGGTTGCGCGACCGGGGAGGAAGCCTATTCGATCGCGATGCTGCTGCGCGAGCATATGGCGAAGATGGATTACCCTCCGGATGTGCAGATCTTCGCGACAGACCTCGATGCCCGTGCGCTGGGGATTGCGCGTGCGGGGCGCTATTCAGCTGCGATCACCTCTCAGATCCAGCCCGACCGGCTCGCACGCTGGTTCGTGCGTGAGGGCGATACTTATTGCGTCGTAAAGGAATTGCGGGAGATGTGCATCTTCTCGCCCCACAACATCGTCAAGGATGCGCCGTTCTCCCGAATCGACATTCTGTCTTGCAGGAACTTGCTGATCTATCTCGATAGCGAGCTGCAAAACAGGGTCATCCCGATCTTCCACTTCGCTCTCAGGCCGAGCGGCATCCTGTTTTTGGGATCGTCGGAAAACGTTACCCGTCACGCCAAGCTTTTCGCGCCCATCGACCGCAAGAACCGACTGTTTCGAAGGCTCGAGACAGCGACCCGCATCATTCCGGACTTTCCGCTCAGTCCACGCCCGCGCAGCCCCGACCATGCCCTTTCCGCGCCGGCTCCGACGCTGCAAACCGGCCGGCTGTCGGCGACGATCAGTCGGCAGGCCGAAGTGGTCGCCGAGCGCTTCGCGCCAGCCTATGTCGTGGTCGATTCGCATTATGACGTGCTGCACTTTTCAGGCCGCACGGGCCGCTATCTGGAGCCGATGTCAGGGACAGCGACCCTTAATCTCCTCAGTTTGGCGCATCGGGATCTCAGGCTCGATATGCGCTCCGCGCTGCAGCGTGCCACGACTGAGGCCGTCAAGGTGGAAGTGCCCAGGGTGCTGCTGCGTCAGGATGATCGCACTTACGCCGTCAATATCATTGTCGAACCGCTCGGCAGCGGCGACGTCACCTCGCTGATCGTGCTGTTCCAAGATGCGGGGCAGGTGGCCGAGGGGACAGCGCCCGACGGCGGACGGCTGACGAGCGAAGAGCATGTCCAGCGCCTGGAAACCGATCTGCGCGTCACCCGGGACCGGCTTCAGGCGACGATCGAGGAATTGGAATCGACCAATGAGGAACTGAAGTCTTCCAACGAAGAGTATCAGTCGATCAATGAGGAACTGCAGTCGGCGAACGAGGAGATGGAAACCTCAAAAGAGGAGTTGCAGTCGGTCAACGAGGAACTGCAGACCGTCAATGGCGAGCTTGCGCATCGCGTCACCGAGCTGGACCGCACGAATTCTGACCTGAAGAACTTGCTTGAGGCAACGCAGATCGCCACCGTGTTCCTCGACAATGATCTGCGCGTCAGGAGCTTCACGCCGGCGGCGACGGAAATATTCCACCTGCTGGAAACCGATGTCGGACGGCCGCTCGATCACGTCGTTTCGCGCGTTGCATATCCGGAGCTCCTGGACGATGTTCGTCTCGTTCTCAGGACGCTGGTGCCAGTAGATCGAAAAGTCAGCGACCCGACGAACAACCGCCACTACGCCGCGCGTGTCCTGCCATATCGCAGTGTCGACAACTATATCAGCGGGGCTGTCGTGACGTTCACAGATTTGACCGCAACTTACGAGGCGGAGGTTGCGCTTCGCCGCAGCGAAGAGCGCTTGCAGCGTGTCCTGGAGACGGATGCAGTTGGAGTGGTGTTCATCAATCAGGAGGGCGTCATCTGCGATGCCAACGAGGTGTTCCTGAAGATGACAGGCTATACGCGCTCGCAAATGGAGCGCTCCGAGCTGCACTGGCGACGGCTGACGCCGGCTGAGCACCTTGCGGAGACCGAAGCGCAGATGGCTGCGGTGAAAGAGACCGGCAAGCTCGGGCCCTATGAAAAAGAATATGTCCTCGCCGACGGGACGCGTCGCTGGATGCTGTTTGCTGGGCGCGATCTTGGCGATGGCACGATTGCCGAGTTCTGCATCGACATCTCGGCGCGCAAACAAGCTCAAGCCGCTTTGCGGCAGGGGGAGGAGCAGTTCCGTCTGTTTGGCGAAGCCTCTTCCGACGTCTTGTGGATCCGGGACGCCGAGACGTTGCAATGGGTCTATTTGACGCCGGCGTTCGAGACGATCTATGGGGTCGATCGGGAGCAGGCCATGACCGGCAACAACTTCCGCAGCTGGGCGGAACTGATCATTCCCGAAGACCGCGAACAGGCGCTCTCCGAAATCCGCCGCGTGCGAAACGGCGAACGCGTGGAGTTCGAATACCGCATCAGGCGTGCTTCGGACCATGAGATACGCTGGCTGCGCAATGCTGACTTTCCGATTCTAGGAGAGGAAGGCAATGTGAAGCAGATTGGTGGTATCGGCCGCGATATCACCGATGAAAAAGCCTCTGCCGACCGGACGAAAGTGCTGGTCGCCGAACTTCAGCACCGCACGCGCAATCTCATGGCGGTGGTGCGGTCGATGGCGGACAAGACCATGCGCACCAGCGCCGATCTGCCTGACTTTTATAAGAGGTTTTGCGACCGCCTGGATGTATTGGCGCGTGTGCAGGGTCTTCTTTCGCGCCTGCAGGAGGGGGAGCGCATCACGTTCGATCAGCTTATCCTATCGGAACTGGCGGCGCACGGCGTGCAGGACGGCCAGATGGACCGGATTACTCTCGAAGGTGCGGACGGCGTCAGGCTACGCTCGACCAGCGTACAGACAATGGCATTGGCAATGCATGAATTGGCGACGAATGCGGTCAAATACGGAGCGCTGAGCCAACCTCGGGCACGTCTGGCCATCAACTGGCATGTCGAGCAATCCGGCGACGGTGGCAAGCCATGGCTACATGTCGACTGGCGGGAGAGTGGGGTGAAGATGCCGCCCGAAAATTCCGGACCCCAAGGGGGCGGCCAGGGCCGTGAACTGATCGAGCGCGCGCTGCCCTATCAGCTGAATGCCAAGACCACCTACACTCTTGGAGACGATGGGATCAGTTGCTCGATCGCAATTCCCATTTCTCTCACCAATCTGATCGCGGGTGAGGACTATGGCTGA
- a CDS encoding chemotaxis protein CheB: MSSSPTRDIIAIGGSAGSGTVLKTLVADLPANLPASIFVTTHVPASYSGYLPQILSASSKLPVTQAVDGQPIERSHIYLAAPDRHLLLEGETIKLGVGPRENMVRPSIDPMFRSAALSFGPRAVGLILTGMLNDGAAGLQAIKSHGGTAVVQHPLDAEADQMPLAALEAVEIDHVASAAELGGLLASIAGSKAGPTVDMPSEDLRLEVEIAAGARLGSAELRNIASPAALTCPDCHGVLSEVRGSRPLRFRCQIGHAFTADVLASHIDELDEAIRVAMRIMEERVTLVERMARDARDTGRTAVAELYEARAAEYRRYSTTLRDAALTSLRLGRASRFQDL, translated from the coding sequence ATGTCTTCCAGCCCCACCAGGGATATCATCGCTATCGGCGGGTCGGCAGGAAGTGGTACGGTGCTCAAGACCCTCGTTGCCGATCTGCCTGCCAACCTTCCGGCAAGCATATTTGTCACCACTCATGTGCCGGCAAGCTATTCCGGCTATCTACCTCAGATCTTGTCGGCAAGTTCCAAGCTTCCAGTGACGCAGGCGGTTGACGGGCAACCCATCGAGCGGAGTCATATCTATCTTGCTGCGCCCGATCGTCACCTTCTCCTCGAGGGTGAAACGATCAAGTTGGGAGTTGGACCCCGGGAAAACATGGTGCGGCCGTCAATTGATCCGATGTTTCGCTCTGCCGCCCTGTCGTTCGGCCCACGAGCCGTCGGGCTCATCCTGACCGGGATGCTCAACGACGGAGCCGCGGGACTGCAGGCGATTAAATCCCATGGCGGAACCGCAGTCGTGCAGCACCCGCTTGACGCGGAGGCAGATCAGATGCCTTTGGCGGCACTGGAGGCGGTGGAGATCGATCATGTTGCCTCGGCAGCTGAGCTCGGCGGGCTGCTTGCCAGCATCGCTGGAAGCAAGGCGGGACCGACAGTTGATATGCCGTCGGAGGATCTGCGGCTGGAGGTCGAAATTGCCGCCGGCGCGCGGCTCGGCAGTGCCGAACTTCGGAACATTGCCTCTCCAGCGGCTCTGACTTGTCCCGATTGCCACGGTGTGCTTTCAGAGGTTCGTGGTTCGCGGCCGCTGCGATTTCGGTGTCAGATCGGCCACGCCTTTACCGCCGACGTCCTGGCTTCGCATATCGATGAACTTGACGAAGCGATCAGGGTCGCCATGCGAATCATGGAGGAGCGCGTGACGCTCGTGGAGCGGATGGCGCGAGATGCCCGCGATACCGGCCGCACCGCTGTCGCCGAGCTCTATGAGGCCAGAGCAGCCGAGTATCGGCGATATTCTACTACTCTGCGTGACGCCGCTCTGACCTCACTGCGCCTCGGTCGGGCCTCACGTTTCCAGGATCTCTGA